In the genome of Hydractinia symbiolongicarpus strain clone_291-10 chromosome 5, HSymV2.1, whole genome shotgun sequence, one region contains:
- the LOC130645047 gene encoding putative exosome complex component rrp40, which yields MMEELHKKIGAVFLPGDVILPSTNAETLFGAKTRFGGGIRQEGASIVAFKAGILKVSESRCCIWIETNQKRYVGTKNDTIIGIITSRGIDSYKVDIGCSHLASLNNLAFEGATKRHKPNLKIDDLVFAKLIVANKDMEPELSCVDEHGKSNNLGPINDGYMFAVPFGLSRQLLKMPESRVLSLLGKHFCFEIVIGMNGRVWISAKNIIDTIAISNAIISAQFMEDNQITVMVKQLIDSIAGFNDED from the coding sequence aTGATGGAAGaactacataaaaaaattggaGCCGTTTTTTTACCTGGTGATGTTATTCTACCCTCAACAAATGCTGAAACTTTATTTGGTGCAAAAACTAGATTTGGAGGAGGTATTAGGCAAGAAGGAGCAAGTATTGTTGCATTCAAAGCTGGAATTTTGAAAGTAAGTGaatcaagatgttgtatttGGATTGAAACTAACCAAAAGCGATACGTAGGAACAAAAAATGACACAATAATTGGTATAATAACAAGTAGAGGCATTGATAGTTACAAAGTAGACATTGGCTGCAGTCATTTAGCAAGCTTAAACAATCTCGCATTTGAAGGTGCTACGAAAAGGCATAAGCCTAACTTAAAGATTGACGATCTTGTCTTCGCAAAACTTATAGTTGCAAATAAAGACATGGAACCAGAATTATCATGTGTGGATGAACATGGTAAAAGTAACAATCTTGGTCCTATTAATGATGGATATATGTTTGCGGTTCCATTCGGTTTAAGTCGGCAACTGCTAAAAATGCCAGAAAGTAGAGTCCTTAGCTTGCTAGGCAAACATTTTTGCTTTGAAATTGTAATTGGCATGAATGGGCGAGTGTGGATAAGCGCGAAAAATATCATCGACACAATAGCGATATCGAATGCTATTATCAGTGCGCAATTTATGGAAGATAACCAAATAACTGTTATGGTAAAACAGTTGATTGATAGCATCGCTGGATTTAATGATGAAGATTAG